The Acidimicrobiales bacterium DNA window ATCGAGGTCTTGCCGGCCCCATTGGGACCGATTATGGCGAACAGCTCTCCCGTGCCTACCTGGAAGGACACGTCGGTAATGGCCTTGACGCCCTTGAACGACAGGCTGATGCCGTCAACCTCCAGAAGCGGGTCGGCCAGCCGGGATTCGGTCACGACAGCCACCGCTTACGCCGCTTGTAGTGCTTCACATCGCGGAACGACTTGCGTTCACCCTCGTCTCCGTGCAGGCCCAGATAAAACTCTTTTACGTCCTCGTCCTTTAGGAGCTTGGCCGCCTCGCCATCCATGACAACCTTTCCGGTCTCCATGATGTAGCCATAGTCCGCGATCGACAGGGCCATGTTGGCGTTCTGTTCGATAAGAAGGACGCTGGTCCCAGACTGGTTGATCTCGACGATGTGGTCACGGATTTGTGCCACCAACTTGGGAGCAAGGCCTAGGGATGGTTCGTCGAGGATCAGCAACTGCGGGTTGGACATTAGGGCTCGACCAATGGCCAGCATCTGCTGTTCACCACCCGATAGATACCCCGCCGTCGAATTACGGCGCTCGGCCAGAATGGGGAACATTGTCATCACCCGTTCGTGTGACTCGGCAATTGCCTTGCGGTCGTTACTGGTAATGCCCCCGGTCACGAGATTTTCGTCAACCGTCAATTCGGCGAACACACGGCGACCTTCCATCACCTGCGAGATCCCCAATCGCACAATTTGTGCCGGTTCTAGACCGTCGATGCGATCACCATCAAGAGTGACGGTTCCTTTGGTGACCTTGCCCTCATGAACGTCTAACAATCCGGTGATGGCTCTGGTAGCCGTGGTCTTTCCGGCACCGTTGGCTCCCAGGAGAGCGACAATCTGCCCATCTCGCACTTCAATTGACAGGCCGCGAAGGACGAGGATCACCTCGTTGTATACGACCTCCAAATTCGCGACTTCAAGCATCAAGAGCCTCTAGTGGTGATCTTTCGATTGCCACTGTGGACTGAGGGGGTGGCCGGTGTGTCGGCCACCCCCTCGTTCCATCAGTATTCGGTTCCTCTACAGGGGATCAGCCAGCTGAGAAGCAGGCGCCCTCATAGACGTGATCGCGGGCCTGGTCCGACATGATCGGACCGCCACCCAGCATTACCGAACCTGTGCTTCCGCCACCGGCAACAGTGGCTTCAGCATCAAATAGGTCGGCCTGGATGTCAA harbors:
- a CDS encoding ABC transporter ATP-binding protein → MLEVANLEVVYNEVILVLRGLSIEVRDGQIVALLGANGAGKTTATRAITGLLDVHEGKVTKGTVTLDGDRIDGLEPAQIVRLGISQVMEGRRVFAELTVDENLVTGGITSNDRKAIAESHERVMTMFPILAERRNSTAGYLSGGEQQMLAIGRALMSNPQLLILDEPSLGLAPKLVAQIRDHIVEINQSGTSVLLIEQNANMALSIADYGYIMETGKVVMDGEAAKLLKDEDVKEFYLGLHGDEGERKSFRDVKHYKRRKRWLS